The Anas platyrhynchos isolate ZD024472 breed Pekin duck chromosome 3, IASCAAS_PekinDuck_T2T, whole genome shotgun sequence genome includes a window with the following:
- the CHRM3 gene encoding muscarinic acetylcholine receptor M3 isoform X4, translated as MFFTGPCRLCQRVTMIMHNTSSASSLFGNVSSFWKRDSHGPGLLDEAASLIGSYDFPQTTESFPFSTVESVNTSLNATSKDPLGGHTVWQVVLIAFLTGILALVTIIGNILVIVAFKVNKQLKTVNNYFLLSLACADLIIGIISMNLFTTYIIMGHWALGNLACDLWLSIDYVASNASVMNLLVISFDRYFSITRPLTYRAKRTTKRAGVMIGLAWVISFVLWAPAILFWQYFVGKRTVPADECFIQFLSEPIITFGTAIAAFYLPVTIMSILYWRIYKETEKRTKELAGLQASGSEAEAARFVHQTGSSRSCSSYELQRQSMKRSTRRKYRRCHFWLTMKSWEPNTDQGDQEHSSSDSWNNNDAAASLENSASSDEEDIAAETRAIYSIVLKLPGHSAILNSTKLPSSEDLNESGDELQKSDTESQEKKSKKLHPSKSIQDGGSFQKSFSKLPIQPGSAETATASDGISSVTKTSAALPLSFKEATLAKKFALKTRSQITKRKRMSLIKEKKAAQTLSAILFAFIITWTPYNIMVLVNTFCNCIPKTVWNLGYWLCYINSTVNPVCYALCNKTFRNTFKMLLLCQCDKRKRRKQQYQQRQSVIFHKRIPREAS; from the coding sequence ACTATGTCAGAGAGTCACAATGATCATGCACAACACCAGTTCAGCCTCGTCCCTGTTTGGAAATGTGAGCTCCTTCTGGAAGAGAGATTCCCATGGACCAGGACTACTTGATGAAGCAGCATCGCTCATTGGCAGCTATGATTTCCCTCAGACCACAGAGAGTTTTCCCTTCTCCACTGTGGAATCAGTAAACACATCCCTAAATGCCACGAGTAAAGACCCTCTGGGTGGACATACAGTCTGGCAAGTAGTTTTGATTGCTTTCCTCACTGGGATCCTTGCACTGGTGACCATCATAGGAAACATCCTAGTGATAGTTGCATTTAAGGTTaacaaacaactgaaaacagtCAACAACTACTTCTTGTTGAGTCTTGCTTGTGCGGATTTGATCATTGGTATTATTTCCATGAATCTTTTCACCACATACATCATCATGGGCCACTGGGCTTTGGGAAACTTAGCCTGCGATCTTTGGCTCTCCATTGACTATGTCGCCAGTAATGCCTCTGTCATGAATCTCCTTGTCATAAGTTTTGACAGGTATTTTTCCATCACTAGGCCACTTACGTACAGAGCCAAACGAACAACTAAAAGGGCTGGAGTGATGATTGGTTTAGCATGGGTCATATCTTTTGTTCTTTGGGCCCCTGCCATATTGTTCTGGCAGTATTTTGTTGGGAAGAGGACTGTGCCTGCTGATGAATGTTTTATCCAGTTTCTAAGTGAACCTATCATCACTTTTGGCACTGCCATAGCTGCCTTTTACTTGCCAGTCACCATTATGAGTATTTTGTATTGGCGGATCTACAAGGAGACTGAGAAACGCACCAAAGAGTTAGCAGGGCTACAGGCTTCAGGCAGCGAAGCAGAGGCAGCACGCTTTGTGCACCAGACAGGCAGTTcccggagctgcagcagctatGAGCTGCAACGGCAGAGCATGAAACGCTCAACCCGAAGGAAATACAGACGCTGCCACTTCTGGCTCACAATGAAGAGCTGGGAACCCAACACGGACCAGGGGGACcaagagcacagcagcagtgacagctgGAACAACAAtgatgctgctgcctcccttgAAAATTCAGCCTCCTCTGATGAAGAAGACATTGCTGCAGAGACCAGAGCCATCTATTCGATTGTGCTGAAGCTTCCTGGTCACAGTGCCATCCTTAATTCCACAAAACTGCCATCCTCAGAAGATTTGAATGAGTCAGGGGATGAACTGCAGAAATCCGACACAGAgtcacaggaaaagaaatctaaaaaattGCACCCTTCCAAAAGCATTCAGGATGGTGGAAGTTTCCAGAAGAGCTTTTCAAAGCTTCCAATTCAGCCAGGGTCAGCAGAGACAGCTACAGCTTCTGATGGAATCTCATCGGTGACCAAGACATCTGCAGCCCTGCCCTTGTCCTTCAAGGAGGCAACCCTGGCAAAAAAGTTTGCCTTGAAAACCAGAAGTCAGATCACAAAACGAAAACGAATGTCACttatcaaagaaaagaaagcggCACAGACACTCAGTGCCATTTTGTTTGCCTTCATCATTACCTGGACCCCATATAACATCATGGTTCTGGTGAACACCTTTTGCAACTGTATCCCCAAAACTGTCTGGAACCTGGGGTACTGGCTTTGCTACATCAATAGCACGGTGAACCCTGTTTGCTATGCACTGTGTaacaaaacattcagaaacACTTTCAAGATGTTACTGCTGTGCCAGTGTGACAAACGAAAACGACGCAAACAGCAGTATCAGCAAAGGCAGTCTGTCATTTTTCATAAGCGGATCCCTAGGGAAGCTTCATag
- the CHRM3 gene encoding muscarinic acetylcholine receptor M3 isoform X3, which produces MLPYQASATRSQSQLKWCISESNGLCQRVTMIMHNTSSASSLFGNVSSFWKRDSHGPGLLDEAASLIGSYDFPQTTESFPFSTVESVNTSLNATSKDPLGGHTVWQVVLIAFLTGILALVTIIGNILVIVAFKVNKQLKTVNNYFLLSLACADLIIGIISMNLFTTYIIMGHWALGNLACDLWLSIDYVASNASVMNLLVISFDRYFSITRPLTYRAKRTTKRAGVMIGLAWVISFVLWAPAILFWQYFVGKRTVPADECFIQFLSEPIITFGTAIAAFYLPVTIMSILYWRIYKETEKRTKELAGLQASGSEAEAARFVHQTGSSRSCSSYELQRQSMKRSTRRKYRRCHFWLTMKSWEPNTDQGDQEHSSSDSWNNNDAAASLENSASSDEEDIAAETRAIYSIVLKLPGHSAILNSTKLPSSEDLNESGDELQKSDTESQEKKSKKLHPSKSIQDGGSFQKSFSKLPIQPGSAETATASDGISSVTKTSAALPLSFKEATLAKKFALKTRSQITKRKRMSLIKEKKAAQTLSAILFAFIITWTPYNIMVLVNTFCNCIPKTVWNLGYWLCYINSTVNPVCYALCNKTFRNTFKMLLLCQCDKRKRRKQQYQQRQSVIFHKRIPREAS; this is translated from the coding sequence ACTATGTCAGAGAGTCACAATGATCATGCACAACACCAGTTCAGCCTCGTCCCTGTTTGGAAATGTGAGCTCCTTCTGGAAGAGAGATTCCCATGGACCAGGACTACTTGATGAAGCAGCATCGCTCATTGGCAGCTATGATTTCCCTCAGACCACAGAGAGTTTTCCCTTCTCCACTGTGGAATCAGTAAACACATCCCTAAATGCCACGAGTAAAGACCCTCTGGGTGGACATACAGTCTGGCAAGTAGTTTTGATTGCTTTCCTCACTGGGATCCTTGCACTGGTGACCATCATAGGAAACATCCTAGTGATAGTTGCATTTAAGGTTaacaaacaactgaaaacagtCAACAACTACTTCTTGTTGAGTCTTGCTTGTGCGGATTTGATCATTGGTATTATTTCCATGAATCTTTTCACCACATACATCATCATGGGCCACTGGGCTTTGGGAAACTTAGCCTGCGATCTTTGGCTCTCCATTGACTATGTCGCCAGTAATGCCTCTGTCATGAATCTCCTTGTCATAAGTTTTGACAGGTATTTTTCCATCACTAGGCCACTTACGTACAGAGCCAAACGAACAACTAAAAGGGCTGGAGTGATGATTGGTTTAGCATGGGTCATATCTTTTGTTCTTTGGGCCCCTGCCATATTGTTCTGGCAGTATTTTGTTGGGAAGAGGACTGTGCCTGCTGATGAATGTTTTATCCAGTTTCTAAGTGAACCTATCATCACTTTTGGCACTGCCATAGCTGCCTTTTACTTGCCAGTCACCATTATGAGTATTTTGTATTGGCGGATCTACAAGGAGACTGAGAAACGCACCAAAGAGTTAGCAGGGCTACAGGCTTCAGGCAGCGAAGCAGAGGCAGCACGCTTTGTGCACCAGACAGGCAGTTcccggagctgcagcagctatGAGCTGCAACGGCAGAGCATGAAACGCTCAACCCGAAGGAAATACAGACGCTGCCACTTCTGGCTCACAATGAAGAGCTGGGAACCCAACACGGACCAGGGGGACcaagagcacagcagcagtgacagctgGAACAACAAtgatgctgctgcctcccttgAAAATTCAGCCTCCTCTGATGAAGAAGACATTGCTGCAGAGACCAGAGCCATCTATTCGATTGTGCTGAAGCTTCCTGGTCACAGTGCCATCCTTAATTCCACAAAACTGCCATCCTCAGAAGATTTGAATGAGTCAGGGGATGAACTGCAGAAATCCGACACAGAgtcacaggaaaagaaatctaaaaaattGCACCCTTCCAAAAGCATTCAGGATGGTGGAAGTTTCCAGAAGAGCTTTTCAAAGCTTCCAATTCAGCCAGGGTCAGCAGAGACAGCTACAGCTTCTGATGGAATCTCATCGGTGACCAAGACATCTGCAGCCCTGCCCTTGTCCTTCAAGGAGGCAACCCTGGCAAAAAAGTTTGCCTTGAAAACCAGAAGTCAGATCACAAAACGAAAACGAATGTCACttatcaaagaaaagaaagcggCACAGACACTCAGTGCCATTTTGTTTGCCTTCATCATTACCTGGACCCCATATAACATCATGGTTCTGGTGAACACCTTTTGCAACTGTATCCCCAAAACTGTCTGGAACCTGGGGTACTGGCTTTGCTACATCAATAGCACGGTGAACCCTGTTTGCTATGCACTGTGTaacaaaacattcagaaacACTTTCAAGATGTTACTGCTGTGCCAGTGTGACAAACGAAAACGACGCAAACAGCAGTATCAGCAAAGGCAGTCTGTCATTTTTCATAAGCGGATCCCTAGGGAAGCTTCATag
- the CHRM3 gene encoding muscarinic acetylcholine receptor M3 isoform X2, with amino-acid sequence MFFTGPSPTTQFVFALHLSAGGWASTLCQRVTMIMHNTSSASSLFGNVSSFWKRDSHGPGLLDEAASLIGSYDFPQTTESFPFSTVESVNTSLNATSKDPLGGHTVWQVVLIAFLTGILALVTIIGNILVIVAFKVNKQLKTVNNYFLLSLACADLIIGIISMNLFTTYIIMGHWALGNLACDLWLSIDYVASNASVMNLLVISFDRYFSITRPLTYRAKRTTKRAGVMIGLAWVISFVLWAPAILFWQYFVGKRTVPADECFIQFLSEPIITFGTAIAAFYLPVTIMSILYWRIYKETEKRTKELAGLQASGSEAEAARFVHQTGSSRSCSSYELQRQSMKRSTRRKYRRCHFWLTMKSWEPNTDQGDQEHSSSDSWNNNDAAASLENSASSDEEDIAAETRAIYSIVLKLPGHSAILNSTKLPSSEDLNESGDELQKSDTESQEKKSKKLHPSKSIQDGGSFQKSFSKLPIQPGSAETATASDGISSVTKTSAALPLSFKEATLAKKFALKTRSQITKRKRMSLIKEKKAAQTLSAILFAFIITWTPYNIMVLVNTFCNCIPKTVWNLGYWLCYINSTVNPVCYALCNKTFRNTFKMLLLCQCDKRKRRKQQYQQRQSVIFHKRIPREAS; translated from the coding sequence ACTATGTCAGAGAGTCACAATGATCATGCACAACACCAGTTCAGCCTCGTCCCTGTTTGGAAATGTGAGCTCCTTCTGGAAGAGAGATTCCCATGGACCAGGACTACTTGATGAAGCAGCATCGCTCATTGGCAGCTATGATTTCCCTCAGACCACAGAGAGTTTTCCCTTCTCCACTGTGGAATCAGTAAACACATCCCTAAATGCCACGAGTAAAGACCCTCTGGGTGGACATACAGTCTGGCAAGTAGTTTTGATTGCTTTCCTCACTGGGATCCTTGCACTGGTGACCATCATAGGAAACATCCTAGTGATAGTTGCATTTAAGGTTaacaaacaactgaaaacagtCAACAACTACTTCTTGTTGAGTCTTGCTTGTGCGGATTTGATCATTGGTATTATTTCCATGAATCTTTTCACCACATACATCATCATGGGCCACTGGGCTTTGGGAAACTTAGCCTGCGATCTTTGGCTCTCCATTGACTATGTCGCCAGTAATGCCTCTGTCATGAATCTCCTTGTCATAAGTTTTGACAGGTATTTTTCCATCACTAGGCCACTTACGTACAGAGCCAAACGAACAACTAAAAGGGCTGGAGTGATGATTGGTTTAGCATGGGTCATATCTTTTGTTCTTTGGGCCCCTGCCATATTGTTCTGGCAGTATTTTGTTGGGAAGAGGACTGTGCCTGCTGATGAATGTTTTATCCAGTTTCTAAGTGAACCTATCATCACTTTTGGCACTGCCATAGCTGCCTTTTACTTGCCAGTCACCATTATGAGTATTTTGTATTGGCGGATCTACAAGGAGACTGAGAAACGCACCAAAGAGTTAGCAGGGCTACAGGCTTCAGGCAGCGAAGCAGAGGCAGCACGCTTTGTGCACCAGACAGGCAGTTcccggagctgcagcagctatGAGCTGCAACGGCAGAGCATGAAACGCTCAACCCGAAGGAAATACAGACGCTGCCACTTCTGGCTCACAATGAAGAGCTGGGAACCCAACACGGACCAGGGGGACcaagagcacagcagcagtgacagctgGAACAACAAtgatgctgctgcctcccttgAAAATTCAGCCTCCTCTGATGAAGAAGACATTGCTGCAGAGACCAGAGCCATCTATTCGATTGTGCTGAAGCTTCCTGGTCACAGTGCCATCCTTAATTCCACAAAACTGCCATCCTCAGAAGATTTGAATGAGTCAGGGGATGAACTGCAGAAATCCGACACAGAgtcacaggaaaagaaatctaaaaaattGCACCCTTCCAAAAGCATTCAGGATGGTGGAAGTTTCCAGAAGAGCTTTTCAAAGCTTCCAATTCAGCCAGGGTCAGCAGAGACAGCTACAGCTTCTGATGGAATCTCATCGGTGACCAAGACATCTGCAGCCCTGCCCTTGTCCTTCAAGGAGGCAACCCTGGCAAAAAAGTTTGCCTTGAAAACCAGAAGTCAGATCACAAAACGAAAACGAATGTCACttatcaaagaaaagaaagcggCACAGACACTCAGTGCCATTTTGTTTGCCTTCATCATTACCTGGACCCCATATAACATCATGGTTCTGGTGAACACCTTTTGCAACTGTATCCCCAAAACTGTCTGGAACCTGGGGTACTGGCTTTGCTACATCAATAGCACGGTGAACCCTGTTTGCTATGCACTGTGTaacaaaacattcagaaacACTTTCAAGATGTTACTGCTGTGCCAGTGTGACAAACGAAAACGACGCAAACAGCAGTATCAGCAAAGGCAGTCTGTCATTTTTCATAAGCGGATCCCTAGGGAAGCTTCATag
- the CHRM3 gene encoding muscarinic acetylcholine receptor M3 isoform X1, translated as MLTYYQFCFQKRSSQSYTVPDPSSCVDVLYWTILCQRVTMIMHNTSSASSLFGNVSSFWKRDSHGPGLLDEAASLIGSYDFPQTTESFPFSTVESVNTSLNATSKDPLGGHTVWQVVLIAFLTGILALVTIIGNILVIVAFKVNKQLKTVNNYFLLSLACADLIIGIISMNLFTTYIIMGHWALGNLACDLWLSIDYVASNASVMNLLVISFDRYFSITRPLTYRAKRTTKRAGVMIGLAWVISFVLWAPAILFWQYFVGKRTVPADECFIQFLSEPIITFGTAIAAFYLPVTIMSILYWRIYKETEKRTKELAGLQASGSEAEAARFVHQTGSSRSCSSYELQRQSMKRSTRRKYRRCHFWLTMKSWEPNTDQGDQEHSSSDSWNNNDAAASLENSASSDEEDIAAETRAIYSIVLKLPGHSAILNSTKLPSSEDLNESGDELQKSDTESQEKKSKKLHPSKSIQDGGSFQKSFSKLPIQPGSAETATASDGISSVTKTSAALPLSFKEATLAKKFALKTRSQITKRKRMSLIKEKKAAQTLSAILFAFIITWTPYNIMVLVNTFCNCIPKTVWNLGYWLCYINSTVNPVCYALCNKTFRNTFKMLLLCQCDKRKRRKQQYQQRQSVIFHKRIPREAS; from the coding sequence ACTATGTCAGAGAGTCACAATGATCATGCACAACACCAGTTCAGCCTCGTCCCTGTTTGGAAATGTGAGCTCCTTCTGGAAGAGAGATTCCCATGGACCAGGACTACTTGATGAAGCAGCATCGCTCATTGGCAGCTATGATTTCCCTCAGACCACAGAGAGTTTTCCCTTCTCCACTGTGGAATCAGTAAACACATCCCTAAATGCCACGAGTAAAGACCCTCTGGGTGGACATACAGTCTGGCAAGTAGTTTTGATTGCTTTCCTCACTGGGATCCTTGCACTGGTGACCATCATAGGAAACATCCTAGTGATAGTTGCATTTAAGGTTaacaaacaactgaaaacagtCAACAACTACTTCTTGTTGAGTCTTGCTTGTGCGGATTTGATCATTGGTATTATTTCCATGAATCTTTTCACCACATACATCATCATGGGCCACTGGGCTTTGGGAAACTTAGCCTGCGATCTTTGGCTCTCCATTGACTATGTCGCCAGTAATGCCTCTGTCATGAATCTCCTTGTCATAAGTTTTGACAGGTATTTTTCCATCACTAGGCCACTTACGTACAGAGCCAAACGAACAACTAAAAGGGCTGGAGTGATGATTGGTTTAGCATGGGTCATATCTTTTGTTCTTTGGGCCCCTGCCATATTGTTCTGGCAGTATTTTGTTGGGAAGAGGACTGTGCCTGCTGATGAATGTTTTATCCAGTTTCTAAGTGAACCTATCATCACTTTTGGCACTGCCATAGCTGCCTTTTACTTGCCAGTCACCATTATGAGTATTTTGTATTGGCGGATCTACAAGGAGACTGAGAAACGCACCAAAGAGTTAGCAGGGCTACAGGCTTCAGGCAGCGAAGCAGAGGCAGCACGCTTTGTGCACCAGACAGGCAGTTcccggagctgcagcagctatGAGCTGCAACGGCAGAGCATGAAACGCTCAACCCGAAGGAAATACAGACGCTGCCACTTCTGGCTCACAATGAAGAGCTGGGAACCCAACACGGACCAGGGGGACcaagagcacagcagcagtgacagctgGAACAACAAtgatgctgctgcctcccttgAAAATTCAGCCTCCTCTGATGAAGAAGACATTGCTGCAGAGACCAGAGCCATCTATTCGATTGTGCTGAAGCTTCCTGGTCACAGTGCCATCCTTAATTCCACAAAACTGCCATCCTCAGAAGATTTGAATGAGTCAGGGGATGAACTGCAGAAATCCGACACAGAgtcacaggaaaagaaatctaaaaaattGCACCCTTCCAAAAGCATTCAGGATGGTGGAAGTTTCCAGAAGAGCTTTTCAAAGCTTCCAATTCAGCCAGGGTCAGCAGAGACAGCTACAGCTTCTGATGGAATCTCATCGGTGACCAAGACATCTGCAGCCCTGCCCTTGTCCTTCAAGGAGGCAACCCTGGCAAAAAAGTTTGCCTTGAAAACCAGAAGTCAGATCACAAAACGAAAACGAATGTCACttatcaaagaaaagaaagcggCACAGACACTCAGTGCCATTTTGTTTGCCTTCATCATTACCTGGACCCCATATAACATCATGGTTCTGGTGAACACCTTTTGCAACTGTATCCCCAAAACTGTCTGGAACCTGGGGTACTGGCTTTGCTACATCAATAGCACGGTGAACCCTGTTTGCTATGCACTGTGTaacaaaacattcagaaacACTTTCAAGATGTTACTGCTGTGCCAGTGTGACAAACGAAAACGACGCAAACAGCAGTATCAGCAAAGGCAGTCTGTCATTTTTCATAAGCGGATCCCTAGGGAAGCTTCATag
- the CHRM3 gene encoding muscarinic acetylcholine receptor M3 isoform X5 — protein sequence MIMHNTSSASSLFGNVSSFWKRDSHGPGLLDEAASLIGSYDFPQTTESFPFSTVESVNTSLNATSKDPLGGHTVWQVVLIAFLTGILALVTIIGNILVIVAFKVNKQLKTVNNYFLLSLACADLIIGIISMNLFTTYIIMGHWALGNLACDLWLSIDYVASNASVMNLLVISFDRYFSITRPLTYRAKRTTKRAGVMIGLAWVISFVLWAPAILFWQYFVGKRTVPADECFIQFLSEPIITFGTAIAAFYLPVTIMSILYWRIYKETEKRTKELAGLQASGSEAEAARFVHQTGSSRSCSSYELQRQSMKRSTRRKYRRCHFWLTMKSWEPNTDQGDQEHSSSDSWNNNDAAASLENSASSDEEDIAAETRAIYSIVLKLPGHSAILNSTKLPSSEDLNESGDELQKSDTESQEKKSKKLHPSKSIQDGGSFQKSFSKLPIQPGSAETATASDGISSVTKTSAALPLSFKEATLAKKFALKTRSQITKRKRMSLIKEKKAAQTLSAILFAFIITWTPYNIMVLVNTFCNCIPKTVWNLGYWLCYINSTVNPVCYALCNKTFRNTFKMLLLCQCDKRKRRKQQYQQRQSVIFHKRIPREAS from the coding sequence ATGATCATGCACAACACCAGTTCAGCCTCGTCCCTGTTTGGAAATGTGAGCTCCTTCTGGAAGAGAGATTCCCATGGACCAGGACTACTTGATGAAGCAGCATCGCTCATTGGCAGCTATGATTTCCCTCAGACCACAGAGAGTTTTCCCTTCTCCACTGTGGAATCAGTAAACACATCCCTAAATGCCACGAGTAAAGACCCTCTGGGTGGACATACAGTCTGGCAAGTAGTTTTGATTGCTTTCCTCACTGGGATCCTTGCACTGGTGACCATCATAGGAAACATCCTAGTGATAGTTGCATTTAAGGTTaacaaacaactgaaaacagtCAACAACTACTTCTTGTTGAGTCTTGCTTGTGCGGATTTGATCATTGGTATTATTTCCATGAATCTTTTCACCACATACATCATCATGGGCCACTGGGCTTTGGGAAACTTAGCCTGCGATCTTTGGCTCTCCATTGACTATGTCGCCAGTAATGCCTCTGTCATGAATCTCCTTGTCATAAGTTTTGACAGGTATTTTTCCATCACTAGGCCACTTACGTACAGAGCCAAACGAACAACTAAAAGGGCTGGAGTGATGATTGGTTTAGCATGGGTCATATCTTTTGTTCTTTGGGCCCCTGCCATATTGTTCTGGCAGTATTTTGTTGGGAAGAGGACTGTGCCTGCTGATGAATGTTTTATCCAGTTTCTAAGTGAACCTATCATCACTTTTGGCACTGCCATAGCTGCCTTTTACTTGCCAGTCACCATTATGAGTATTTTGTATTGGCGGATCTACAAGGAGACTGAGAAACGCACCAAAGAGTTAGCAGGGCTACAGGCTTCAGGCAGCGAAGCAGAGGCAGCACGCTTTGTGCACCAGACAGGCAGTTcccggagctgcagcagctatGAGCTGCAACGGCAGAGCATGAAACGCTCAACCCGAAGGAAATACAGACGCTGCCACTTCTGGCTCACAATGAAGAGCTGGGAACCCAACACGGACCAGGGGGACcaagagcacagcagcagtgacagctgGAACAACAAtgatgctgctgcctcccttgAAAATTCAGCCTCCTCTGATGAAGAAGACATTGCTGCAGAGACCAGAGCCATCTATTCGATTGTGCTGAAGCTTCCTGGTCACAGTGCCATCCTTAATTCCACAAAACTGCCATCCTCAGAAGATTTGAATGAGTCAGGGGATGAACTGCAGAAATCCGACACAGAgtcacaggaaaagaaatctaaaaaattGCACCCTTCCAAAAGCATTCAGGATGGTGGAAGTTTCCAGAAGAGCTTTTCAAAGCTTCCAATTCAGCCAGGGTCAGCAGAGACAGCTACAGCTTCTGATGGAATCTCATCGGTGACCAAGACATCTGCAGCCCTGCCCTTGTCCTTCAAGGAGGCAACCCTGGCAAAAAAGTTTGCCTTGAAAACCAGAAGTCAGATCACAAAACGAAAACGAATGTCACttatcaaagaaaagaaagcggCACAGACACTCAGTGCCATTTTGTTTGCCTTCATCATTACCTGGACCCCATATAACATCATGGTTCTGGTGAACACCTTTTGCAACTGTATCCCCAAAACTGTCTGGAACCTGGGGTACTGGCTTTGCTACATCAATAGCACGGTGAACCCTGTTTGCTATGCACTGTGTaacaaaacattcagaaacACTTTCAAGATGTTACTGCTGTGCCAGTGTGACAAACGAAAACGACGCAAACAGCAGTATCAGCAAAGGCAGTCTGTCATTTTTCATAAGCGGATCCCTAGGGAAGCTTCATag